A region of Catenibacterium mitsuokai DNA encodes the following proteins:
- a CDS encoding EFR1 family ferrodoxin (N-terminal region resembles flavodoxins. C-terminal ferrodoxin region binds two 4Fe-4S clusters.): protein MNTLIRNNDHSLQNIQGTLVFVVPTYAWRIPRIVEEWIRSTAFKDVEEVYFVMDCGGNIGNAGHYNRKLCEKKGFNYKGTMEIIMPENYLAMFNTPEDDEAKKIIKQADSVIKQAVSYIHQHLPFPNMSLQLKDKFQSSIVNTVFYPLFVKADAFYSTDECIGCGLCEKLCPLENIQIKDHRPVWGKECTHCMACIAKCPKKAIEYGKKSKGKNRYYID from the coding sequence ATGAATACACTTATTAGAAATAATGATCATAGCTTACAGAATATCCAAGGAACTTTGGTGTTTGTGGTACCCACTTATGCCTGGAGAATACCTCGTATTGTTGAAGAATGGATTCGTTCGACAGCTTTTAAGGATGTTGAAGAAGTCTATTTTGTGATGGATTGTGGGGGAAATATAGGCAATGCAGGTCATTATAATAGAAAACTATGTGAGAAGAAGGGTTTCAATTATAAAGGTACAATGGAAATCATTATGCCAGAAAACTATCTCGCAATGTTTAATACACCAGAAGATGATGAAGCCAAAAAGATTATTAAACAGGCAGATTCTGTTATTAAACAAGCAGTTTCCTATATCCATCAGCATTTACCTTTTCCTAATATGTCATTACAATTGAAAGACAAGTTCCAATCTTCTATTGTGAATACAGTTTTCTATCCACTTTTTGTGAAAGCAGATGCTTTCTATAGTACGGATGAATGTATTGGATGTGGATTATGTGAGAAATTATGTCCGTTAGAAAATATACAAATAAAGGATCATCGTCCTGTATGGGGTAAGGAATGTACGCATTGTATGGCATGTATTGCGAAATGTCCTAAAAAGGCGATAGAATATGGGAAGAAAAGCAAGGGAAAGAATAGATATTATATTGACTAG
- a CDS encoding YwqG family protein: MFNTMKYARKIRQYAKNEIYLQYKEKKPDKYFSKLGGKPLVPKDFVWPYYTGEDFDGIVEERPLTLVASINLEEASFYDVDHLLPSKGLLLFFYDLHTMPAGLEAKDQGCARVYYFPDLSILEERDYPKDLDEEFIIPELSLNLSQQLSFPTYCEIDGLDEKNYQKICRKYNPYFLKENNFKLLGYPDIIQDEMEGDCETIYQGYDNSYTITLVDQKKIQAHKHEWILLFQCNSICTKETDIMFGDFGSIYYWIKKEDLKNKDFSHIWLILQCF, from the coding sequence ATGTTTAATACGATGAAATATGCAAGAAAAATAAGACAATATGCAAAAAATGAAATATATCTTCAGTATAAAGAAAAAAAGCCTGATAAGTACTTTAGTAAGCTGGGAGGTAAACCACTTGTACCTAAAGATTTTGTGTGGCCTTATTATACAGGAGAAGACTTTGATGGTATTGTAGAAGAAAGACCATTAACACTTGTTGCTTCTATTAATCTAGAAGAAGCTTCTTTTTATGACGTGGATCATTTACTTCCATCCAAAGGATTGTTATTGTTCTTCTATGATTTGCATACAATGCCAGCAGGACTAGAAGCAAAAGATCAAGGATGTGCAAGAGTCTATTATTTTCCTGATCTAAGTATTTTAGAAGAAAGAGACTATCCCAAAGACTTAGATGAAGAATTCATTATTCCTGAACTCTCATTAAACTTATCACAACAGTTGAGCTTTCCTACATACTGCGAAATAGATGGACTAGATGAAAAGAACTATCAAAAGATATGTAGAAAATATAACCCGTATTTCCTTAAAGAAAATAACTTCAAGTTACTAGGTTATCCGGATATTATCCAAGATGAAATGGAAGGTGATTGTGAAACAATCTATCAGGGATATGATAATTCTTATACAATTACATTAGTGGATCAAAAGAAAATACAAGCCCACAAGCATGAATGGATTCTCTTATTCCAATGCAATTCTATCTGTACAAAAGAGACAGATATCATGTTTGGGGATTTTGGTTCTATCTATTATTGGATCAAAAAAGAAGACCTTAAAAATAAGGACTTCTCTCATATCTGGTTAATATTACAATGTTTTTAA
- the map gene encoding type I methionyl aminopeptidase, whose amino-acid sequence MKRKCWCGSQLDYHDCHEAFDKKLKQYKKHGYLIPNHKMIKNEKQIEAIKRAAVVNNGLLDYIEEHIQIGMTTQDIDDMAVAYTSSHGGYSADLNYEGYPKSICTSVNDEVCHGIPGDYVLQDGDIINVDATTGVNGYYADASRMFMLGHVSEEAQRLVKVTKECLEEGMKAVKPWESTIADIGTAIEKHAHANGYSVVEEFCGHGIGKAMHEDPYVYHYTPKEKTVLIVPGMVFTIEPMINQGTRHIHLGTDNDWTVYTDDGKLSAQWEHTLLVTEDGVEIISK is encoded by the coding sequence ATGAAAAGAAAATGCTGGTGTGGTAGTCAGTTAGACTATCATGATTGTCATGAAGCTTTTGATAAAAAGCTTAAACAATATAAAAAACATGGTTATCTTATTCCTAATCATAAAATGATTAAGAATGAGAAGCAGATTGAAGCTATTAAAAGAGCAGCTGTTGTCAATAATGGTTTATTAGACTATATTGAAGAACATATTCAGATTGGTATGACAACACAGGATATTGATGATATGGCTGTAGCTTATACTTCAAGTCATGGTGGTTATTCTGCAGATTTAAATTATGAAGGATATCCTAAGAGTATCTGTACTTCTGTCAATGATGAAGTATGTCATGGTATTCCTGGAGATTATGTACTTCAGGATGGAGATATCATTAATGTGGATGCGACAACTGGAGTGAATGGCTATTATGCAGATGCTTCAAGAATGTTTATGCTAGGTCATGTATCAGAAGAAGCACAGCGTCTAGTAAAAGTGACTAAAGAATGTCTTGAAGAAGGTATGAAGGCTGTAAAGCCTTGGGAAAGTACTATTGCTGATATTGGTACAGCAATTGAAAAGCATGCCCATGCTAATGGATATAGTGTTGTAGAAGAGTTCTGTGGTCATGGTATTGGAAAAGCCATGCATGAGGATCCTTATGTATATCATTATACACCAAAAGAAAAGACTGTATTAATAGTTCCTGGAATGGTATTTACTATTGAACCAATGATTAACCAGGGAACACGTCATATCCATCTAGGTACTGATAATGACTGGACTGTTTATACAGATGATGGAAAACTATCAGCACAATGGGAACATACTCTTCTTGTGACAGAAGATGGTGTAGAAATCATTTCTAAATAG
- a CDS encoding AAA family ATPase: MRKAIPLGVVDYETLKNQNYFFIDKSMMIYDFLMRKSTVTLITRPRRFGKTINMSMMSSFFDITKDSKEIFKDTKIVETEYISEMNQYPTIFISFANAKNDKWNVVKEIKLQLRKEYDRYAHVFEQKMTVFEQNEYESLVQGLMTKNDGLLDNITDALSFLMERLEKYYHKKVMVFIDEYDTPFIEAHVGGYYEELRGGLSSLLHNALKTSTSLHYAMMTGIQRVAKENIFSDLNNLVVCTVKDPEYSQYFGFKEEETKQTLEYYDLSLNDEVKSMYDGYHFGEHDIYNPWSILNYASRKVLEPYWVNTSSNIMIKKAISSSDEAFERGYEELIRNGKLETTVKMDTSFFEVNNTENLWGLLVNAGYLTLHKTISIQDSLYIIKIPNQEVQLEFRKLTAYHLKATETDLTVLFNSLKRCKKDDFEDRYRKILLTLPSYHDLKDENSYHMMLLGMCAWLSNEYEVISNREVGKGRCDIILKSKKNQISYILEFKYTNDSSVDLKQLAKSAIDQIDSRRYDSELSGTVIRIGLAHYQKNVEIEWQ, translated from the coding sequence ATGAGAAAAGCTATACCTTTAGGAGTAGTAGATTATGAAACCTTAAAGAATCAGAATTATTTTTTTATCGATAAAAGTATGATGATTTATGATTTTTTAATGAGAAAAAGTACTGTCACTCTTATTACTCGACCTAGAAGGTTTGGAAAAACAATCAATATGTCAATGATGTCTTCATTCTTTGATATTACTAAAGATTCTAAAGAAATATTCAAAGATACAAAAATTGTTGAAACAGAGTATATATCAGAAATGAATCAATATCCTACAATCTTCATTTCGTTTGCGAATGCGAAGAATGATAAATGGAATGTTGTAAAGGAAATTAAATTACAACTGCGTAAAGAATATGATCGATATGCTCATGTATTTGAACAAAAAATGACTGTATTTGAACAAAACGAGTATGAATCTCTTGTACAAGGGCTAATGACAAAAAATGATGGACTTCTAGATAATATTACCGATGCACTCTCTTTTTTGATGGAACGATTAGAGAAATACTATCACAAAAAAGTAATGGTATTCATAGATGAATATGACACACCTTTTATCGAAGCTCATGTTGGAGGATATTATGAAGAGTTGCGAGGGGGATTATCTTCCTTGCTTCATAATGCATTAAAGACATCTACGAGCCTACATTATGCAATGATGACTGGTATTCAAAGAGTAGCGAAAGAGAACATCTTCAGCGATTTGAATAATCTGGTTGTATGTACAGTAAAAGATCCAGAATATTCTCAATACTTTGGCTTTAAAGAAGAAGAAACGAAGCAAACATTAGAATATTATGATTTATCACTCAATGATGAAGTGAAATCTATGTATGATGGATATCATTTTGGAGAACATGATATCTATAATCCATGGTCTATCTTGAATTATGCTTCTAGAAAAGTATTAGAGCCTTATTGGGTGAATACGAGCAGTAATATAATGATTAAAAAAGCAATATCTAGCAGTGATGAAGCTTTTGAGAGAGGCTATGAGGAGCTTATTCGAAATGGCAAACTCGAAACCACTGTAAAAATGGATACGAGCTTTTTTGAAGTAAACAATACAGAAAACTTGTGGGGTCTTTTGGTTAATGCTGGATATCTCACATTACACAAAACAATATCTATTCAAGATAGCCTGTATATCATAAAAATTCCTAATCAAGAAGTTCAATTAGAGTTTAGAAAACTTACAGCCTATCATTTGAAAGCGACTGAAACAGATCTGACAGTACTATTTAATTCATTAAAACGTTGCAAAAAAGATGATTTTGAAGATAGATATCGAAAGATTTTACTCACATTACCTTCTTATCATGATTTGAAAGATGAAAATAGCTATCATATGATGCTGCTAGGAATGTGTGCCTGGCTTTCTAATGAGTATGAAGTAATCAGTAATCGAGAAGTAGGAAAGGGAAGATGTGATATCATACTAAAATCTAAGAAAAATCAAATATCATATATTCTAGAATTTAAGTATACAAATGATAGTTCAGTTGATTTGAAACAACTCGCAAAATCAGCGATAGATCAAATTGACAGTAGAAGATATGATAGTGAATTAAGTGGAACAGTGATTCGCATAGGACTAGCACATTATCAAAAAAATGTAGAAATTGAATGGCAATAA
- a CDS encoding MATE family efflux transporter encodes MTENNKMREMPVNQLMIQLGIPMILSMALQAVYNIVDSAFVGNMRTGSEAALNALTLVFPVQMLMVAIGIGTGVGTNALLARTLGENNRKKASKVAGNSLFLACIIYILCLLFGIFGVKAYIASQTVNKEVLTMGISYLRICCIVSFGIVFFSIFEKLLQATGRSLYSTIGQVAGAVINIILDPIMIYGLGPCPELGVKGAAYATVIGQVVSALLLLIFHMKLNKEFDHDLVYMTPNTTIIKQIYTIGLPAIIAQALMSIMVYAINLILKFNPSAQTAYGLFYKVQQFVLFLAFGLRDAITPIIAFAYGMGKKKRIEDGIKYGLIYTCVLMIIGIAITEFFPGSFATLFNADASRNYFISAMRVISISFIFAGINIAFQGIYQALNGGMESLIISLLRQMIIILPLAYIFSLLVRNGQMSVTLIWWAFPITEFLSCLVGIKLLKGIKQKLFLNTHKPQVSEN; translated from the coding sequence ATGACAGAAAACAACAAAATGAGAGAGATGCCTGTAAATCAGTTAATGATTCAATTAGGTATTCCGATGATCTTATCAATGGCTTTACAGGCTGTATATAATATTGTAGATAGTGCCTTTGTAGGGAATATGCGTACAGGCAGTGAAGCTGCACTCAATGCATTAACACTTGTATTCCCTGTACAGATGTTGATGGTGGCGATTGGTATTGGGACAGGTGTAGGGACAAATGCCCTTCTTGCAAGAACATTAGGAGAAAACAACAGAAAGAAAGCATCAAAAGTAGCGGGTAATAGTCTTTTCTTGGCCTGTATTATTTATATATTATGCTTATTATTTGGTATCTTTGGTGTTAAGGCATATATTGCATCACAAACAGTCAATAAAGAAGTACTTACTATGGGTATCAGCTATTTAAGAATATGCTGTATAGTGTCTTTTGGAATTGTCTTCTTCTCTATATTTGAGAAGCTTTTACAGGCAACAGGACGTTCTCTTTATTCTACTATTGGACAGGTAGCAGGTGCAGTTATCAATATTATTCTTGATCCTATTATGATTTATGGGTTAGGTCCTTGTCCTGAATTAGGTGTAAAAGGAGCAGCTTATGCCACTGTCATTGGACAGGTTGTCTCTGCATTACTTCTACTTATATTCCATATGAAATTAAATAAAGAGTTTGATCATGATCTTGTATATATGACACCTAATACCACTATTATTAAACAGATTTATACAATTGGTCTTCCTGCCATTATTGCCCAGGCACTTATGTCTATTATGGTTTATGCAATAAATCTTATTCTCAAGTTCAATCCTTCGGCCCAGACAGCATATGGATTATTCTATAAAGTACAGCAATTTGTCTTATTCCTCGCCTTTGGATTACGTGATGCCATTACTCCTATTATCGCATTTGCTTATGGTATGGGAAAGAAAAAGAGAATTGAAGATGGTATTAAATATGGTTTAATTTATACATGTGTACTTATGATCATTGGTATCGCAATAACTGAATTCTTCCCTGGCTCTTTTGCAACATTATTCAACGCAGATGCATCACGTAATTATTTTATCAGTGCGATGAGAGTTATTTCTATTAGTTTTATCTTTGCAGGTATTAATATAGCCTTCCAAGGGATTTATCAGGCATTAAATGGTGGTATGGAATCACTTATTATTTCATTATTAAGACAAATGATTATTATCCTGCCTCTTGCTTATATATTCTCTCTACTAGTAAGAAATGGGCAGATGAGTGTAACACTAATCTGGTGGGCTTTTCCTATTACTGAATTCCTTTCATGTTTAGTAGGTATAAAACTATTAAAAGGGATTAAACAAAAACTATTTTTGAATACCCACAAACCACAGGTTAGTGAAAATTAA
- a CDS encoding sulfite exporter TauE/SafE family protein, whose translation MTVLMTILVTFFAGMGAGLGTGFAGMSAAAVISPMLITFLGMKPYMAVGIALSSDVLASAASAYEYGKNKNLDIRNGLIMMVSVLCFTVVGSYISSLVPAATMGNFSVFMTMLLGIKFILRPVMTTKESMEAVSPQKRAIQSVICGVIIGFICGFIGAGGGMMMLLILTSVLGYELKTAVGTSVFIMTFTALTGAVSHFAIGGTPDWGVWILCVIFTFIWARIAARFANKATPETLNRVTGIILVILGVVVFAFSMVK comes from the coding sequence ATGACAGTGTTAATGACTATTCTTGTTACATTCTTTGCGGGTATGGGGGCAGGACTAGGTACTGGTTTTGCAGGTATGAGTGCTGCAGCTGTTATAAGTCCAATGTTGATTACTTTCTTAGGAATGAAGCCTTATATGGCTGTAGGAATTGCCTTATCTTCAGATGTACTTGCCAGTGCGGCTTCAGCATATGAATATGGTAAAAACAAGAATCTAGATATTAGAAACGGTTTAATCATGATGGTTTCTGTATTATGCTTTACAGTAGTAGGAAGCTATATCTCTAGTTTAGTACCAGCAGCTACTATGGGTAATTTCTCAGTCTTTATGACAATGCTTCTTGGAATAAAGTTTATTCTTAGACCAGTTATGACAACAAAAGAATCTATGGAAGCAGTCTCTCCTCAAAAAAGAGCCATTCAGTCAGTCATCTGTGGTGTTATTATTGGCTTTATCTGTGGTTTCATTGGTGCAGGTGGAGGTATGATGATGCTTCTTATTCTTACTTCTGTATTAGGTTATGAACTTAAAACAGCAGTAGGAACAAGTGTCTTTATTATGACATTCACTGCCTTAACAGGTGCTGTATCCCATTTTGCGATTGGTGGGACACCTGACTGGGGTGTATGGATTCTATGTGTTATCTTTACATTCATCTGGGCAAGAATTGCGGCGCGATTTGCGAATAAAGCCACTCCAGAAACATTAAATAGAGTGACAGGTATTATCCTAGTTATATTAGGTGTTGTGGTATTTGCATTCTCAATGGTGAAATAA
- a CDS encoding transposase: MEQMTITAKIQIIAAEADKVLLDETMSVDRNACNYVSDYVFRTHDLKQFSLNKALYSTLREKFNLKSQMAQSVLKTVIARYKTILENQNEWIKPSFKKPQYDLVWNRDYSLTQNCFSINTLNGRVKLSYFSDGMSKYFDHTIYKFGTARLVNKHGKYYLHIPVTYEVEESNITDICNVVGIDRGINFVVATYDSKHNSGFVSGKAIKQKRANYSKLRKELQMRHTPSSRRRLKAIGQRENRWMQDINHQVSKALVENNPKHTLFVLEDLSGIRNATERVKTKYRYVSVSWSFYDLEQKLIYKAKQNQSSVIKVDPRYTSQCCPCCGHVEKSNRNKKIHLFTCKKCGYKSNDDRIGAMNLYRMGINYLADSQVPNTVVTE, encoded by the coding sequence ATGGAACAGATGACTATTACAGCCAAAATTCAAATAATCGCAGCTGAAGCAGATAAGGTTTTGCTTGATGAAACTATGTCTGTTGATCGTAATGCCTGCAATTATGTTTCAGACTATGTATTCCGCACTCATGACTTAAAGCAGTTTTCACTTAATAAGGCTTTGTATTCTACTTTACGAGAAAAGTTTAACCTTAAATCGCAGATGGCGCAGTCTGTTCTGAAGACTGTTATCGCCAGATATAAGACCATTCTTGAAAATCAGAATGAGTGGATTAAACCATCGTTCAAAAAGCCTCAGTATGATTTGGTTTGGAACAGAGATTATTCCTTAACTCAAAACTGTTTTTCAATCAATACTCTTAATGGTCGTGTGAAGTTGTCTTATTTTTCAGATGGAATGTCTAAGTATTTCGATCATACGATTTATAAGTTTGGTACTGCCAGACTTGTAAATAAGCATGGTAAATACTATCTGCATATACCAGTTACCTATGAGGTTGAAGAAAGTAATATTACTGACATCTGTAACGTTGTAGGTATCGACAGAGGTATTAACTTTGTTGTTGCAACTTATGACAGCAAACATAACTCTGGATTTGTTAGTGGTAAAGCTATTAAGCAGAAACGCGCTAACTATTCCAAGCTTCGTAAAGAACTTCAAATGCGACATACGCCATCTTCAAGACGAAGATTGAAAGCTATCGGTCAGCGAGAAAACCGTTGGATGCAGGATATTAACCATCAGGTATCGAAGGCACTCGTTGAAAACAACCCAAAGCACACTCTCTTTGTATTGGAAGATTTGTCAGGTATTCGTAATGCTACAGAACGTGTTAAAACAAAATATCGTTATGTTTCTGTATCATGGTCTTTCTATGACCTTGAGCAGAAACTAATCTACAAAGCAAAACAGAATCAGTCTTCTGTTATTAAGGTAGACCCTCGCTATACAAGTCAGTGCTGCCCTTGCTGTGGACATGTTGAAAAGTCTAACCGCAATAAGAAGATACATCTGTTTACTTGCAAAAAATGTGGTTATAAATCTAATGATGACCGCATTGGAGCTATGAATCTGTATCGTATGGGAATAAACTATCTTGCAGATAGCCAAGTACCTAATACAGTTGTAACAGAGTAA
- a CDS encoding IS1595 family transposase, producing MSNKVLKPKKASLYQFTQKYSNNIDNCIEFFKSMKWPEGFSCDRCGCHKYYLVKRVGKTKTSYVLECSSCHKQHSLLSGTIFQSCKLDLYKLLLGIFLFFNKNKGISAVDLCSILDVNYKTALLLENKCRILMSLSNSDKLLNSLFYEADVFNIGAKFKNKAGRASEQQPVLGILSTDKENNYPRFIKLRLINDYTGLSLKKNIEQCCVLSHAALLNTDGEKGFNTLGTEIQVKNEKISYEEKNHRLLWLNIIIGNIKNNITGIYHGITKREMPLFLNEQEYRFNHRNMGKTVMDKIKKYLQKSFPISHRQIVYILNISAPHFS from the coding sequence ATGTCAAACAAAGTATTAAAGCCTAAGAAAGCTTCTCTTTATCAGTTCACTCAGAAATATTCCAACAATATTGATAACTGCATTGAATTCTTCAAATCCATGAAATGGCCTGAAGGCTTTTCATGTGACCGTTGTGGCTGTCATAAGTATTACCTAGTCAAGCGTGTAGGAAAGACCAAGACTTCATATGTTCTTGAATGCAGCTCATGCCATAAGCAGCATTCACTGCTTTCAGGCACTATTTTTCAGAGTTGCAAGCTTGATCTATACAAGCTTCTGTTAGGTATCTTCCTTTTCTTCAATAAAAATAAAGGAATCAGTGCAGTAGATTTATGTTCAATACTAGACGTTAACTATAAGACTGCACTTCTTCTTGAAAACAAGTGTAGAATTCTTATGTCACTAAGCAATTCAGACAAGCTGCTCAACAGCCTTTTCTATGAGGCAGATGTCTTTAATATTGGCGCAAAATTCAAGAATAAAGCGGGTCGTGCAAGTGAACAGCAACCTGTTTTGGGCATTCTATCTACAGATAAAGAGAATAACTATCCCCGGTTTATTAAGTTAAGACTCATCAATGATTATACTGGTCTGTCACTTAAGAAAAACATAGAACAGTGCTGTGTATTATCACATGCTGCATTGCTTAATACTGATGGCGAGAAAGGCTTTAATACATTAGGCACAGAAATACAGGTAAAGAACGAGAAAATCAGCTATGAAGAAAAGAATCATAGACTACTCTGGTTAAATATAATAATTGGTAATATTAAAAATAATATTACTGGGATATATCATGGAATAACTAAAAGAGAGATGCCTTTATTCCTGAATGAACAGGAGTATAGATTTAACCATAGAAATATGGGAAAGACTGTTATGGATAAAATCAAGAAGTACCTGCAGAAATCATTTCCTATCAGTCATAGGCAGATAGTCTATATCCTGAATATTTCTGCTCCACACTTCTCTTAA
- a CDS encoding excinuclease ABC subunit UvrA: MIDHMEIRGAKVHNLKNIDVDIPLNKIVAISGVSGSGKSSLALGVIYAEGSRRYLEALSTYTRRRISQGEKAKVDSIRYVPSTLALHQRPNIPGIRSTFGTLTELLNSIRLLFSRCGDYLCPNGHRVPASTNVARGEMIECPICHERFNGLSAQEYAFNSQGACPDCQGTGIVQTINIDSLIPDPHLTIDEGAVAPWNTLMWSLMKDVCRAMGVRTDVPFEELTEEEKHIVYDGPMVKKHIFYRPKNKESVEAGELDFTYYSAKATVLNALKKVKNEKNMKRVSKFLKEETCPTCHGSRINTRANSTLLGGKTLTEVCAMSLKDLAAWLPQVINTLNDDVKEIGSSILEEFMINAHALLSLGLGYLTLDRASSTLSTGELQRVQLARTVKNRTTGVLYVLDEPSIGLHPANVDGLIAIMKELIKDGNSIVLVDHDTRILKEADYMIEIGPEAGKNGGSIISQGTIDEIIQDKNSIIGPYLNDLHQTLVRNKKEIFNEGFLRLKTDTIHTVKPLDISIPKGVLTTITGMSGSGKTTLILESLYPAIKASLNHERLPQHVKELDASWVNKINLIDASPIGNNVRSTVATYSGVFDHLRRLYGRLSDQYSAGDFSYNTGKLRCPVCEGTGTISMDIQFLPDIEMTCEHCDGTRYSNDVDSIMYHGYSIKDVMSLTILEALDVFKESKKIKEKLQVLVDLGIGYLTLGEATPALSGGEAQRLKLASEIGKVQDGSIFIFDEPSIGLHPLDVETLLRVFDTLIHQKATIIVIEHDLDVIRNSDYIIDMGPEGGQLGGEIIATGTVEEIKQNKHSKIGKYL; encoded by the coding sequence ATGATTGATCATATGGAAATAAGAGGCGCAAAGGTACATAACTTAAAAAATATTGACGTTGATATTCCTCTAAATAAGATTGTCGCTATTTCTGGTGTATCAGGAAGTGGCAAGTCTTCTTTAGCATTAGGAGTCATCTATGCTGAAGGTTCTAGAAGATATCTAGAAGCATTATCTACTTATACAAGAAGACGAATCTCTCAAGGAGAAAAAGCCAAAGTAGATTCTATTAGATATGTTCCTAGTACTCTAGCATTACATCAAAGACCTAATATACCAGGCATTCGTTCTACTTTTGGAACACTGACAGAATTATTGAATTCTATTCGCTTATTATTTTCACGTTGTGGAGATTATTTATGTCCTAACGGACATAGAGTACCTGCGAGTACAAATGTAGCGAGAGGTGAAATGATTGAGTGTCCAATCTGCCACGAAAGATTTAATGGATTAAGTGCACAGGAGTATGCCTTTAATTCACAAGGCGCATGTCCTGATTGTCAGGGCACTGGTATTGTACAAACAATTAATATTGATTCTTTGATTCCTGATCCCCATCTAACTATTGATGAAGGGGCTGTGGCGCCATGGAATACACTCATGTGGTCATTGATGAAAGATGTCTGTCGCGCCATGGGTGTGCGTACTGATGTTCCTTTTGAAGAATTAACAGAAGAAGAGAAGCATATTGTATATGATGGACCAATGGTTAAAAAACATATTTTCTATCGTCCTAAGAATAAAGAGAGCGTGGAAGCAGGAGAATTAGATTTTACTTACTATAGTGCCAAAGCAACTGTCTTGAATGCATTAAAGAAGGTCAAGAACGAAAAGAATATGAAGCGTGTCAGTAAATTCCTTAAGGAAGAGACATGCCCGACTTGTCATGGCTCTCGTATTAATACACGTGCGAATTCTACATTGCTAGGTGGTAAGACTTTAACTGAAGTATGTGCGATGAGTTTAAAGGATTTAGCTGCATGGCTTCCACAGGTAATCAATACCCTTAATGATGATGTGAAAGAAATAGGTTCTAGTATTCTTGAAGAATTCATGATTAATGCGCATGCATTGCTGTCTTTAGGTCTTGGTTATTTGACTCTTGATCGTGCTTCTTCTACATTATCAACAGGGGAACTACAAAGAGTACAGCTTGCACGTACTGTAAAAAACAGAACGACAGGTGTTCTTTATGTTCTTGACGAACCTTCTATTGGACTACATCCTGCCAATGTAGATGGCTTGATTGCGATTATGAAAGAATTGATTAAGGATGGGAACTCTATTGTTTTGGTCGATCATGATACAAGAATTCTTAAAGAAGCGGATTATATGATTGAAATAGGGCCTGAAGCAGGTAAAAATGGTGGTTCTATAATTAGTCAGGGTACTATTGATGAAATCATTCAGGATAAGAATTCTATCATTGGACCTTATCTCAATGATTTACATCAAACTCTTGTAAGAAATAAGAAAGAGATTTTTAATGAGGGCTTTTTAAGACTTAAGACAGATACAATACATACTGTCAAACCACTGGATATTTCTATTCCTAAAGGAGTTCTTACTACAATTACTGGTATGTCTGGAAGTGGTAAGACAACATTGATTCTTGAATCGTTATATCCTGCTATAAAGGCTTCATTAAATCACGAAAGACTTCCTCAACATGTAAAAGAATTGGATGCATCATGGGTCAATAAGATTAATTTGATCGATGCGTCCCCTATTGGAAATAATGTCAGAAGTACTGTCGCAACTTATTCTGGTGTATTTGATCATTTAAGAAGATTGTATGGAAGATTAAGTGATCAATATAGTGCAGGTGATTTTTCTTATAATACAGGTAAGTTAAGATGTCCTGTATGTGAAGGTACTGGTACTATTTCTATGGATATACAGTTTCTTCCAGATATAGAAATGACTTGTGAACATTGTGATGGAACACGTTACAGCAATGATGTGGATTCTATAATGTACCATGGTTATTCTATTAAGGATGTGATGTCTCTTACTATCTTAGAAGCGTTAGATGTATTTAAAGAAAGTAAGAAGATTAAAGAAAAACTACAGGTTCTAGTGGATTTAGGAATTGGTTATTTGACTCTTGGTGAAGCAACACCTGCCTTATCTGGTGGAGAAGCACAAAGATTAAAACTGGCATCAGAAATAGGAAAAGTACAAGATGGAAGCATCTTTATCTTTGATGAACCTTCTATTGGATTACATCCATTAGATGTAGAGACACTACTTCGTGTATTTGATACTTTAATTCATCAAAAAGCGACTATTATTGTGATTGAACATGACTTAGATGTTATTAGAAATTCTGATTACATTATTGATATGGGACCCGAGGGCGGTCAACTTGGTGGAGAGATTATTGCGACGGGAACTGTGGAAGAAATTAAGCAGAATAAGCATAGTAAAATTGGAAAATACTTGTGA